A single region of the Methanobrevibacter arboriphilus JCM 13429 = DSM 1125 genome encodes:
- a CDS encoding fibrillarin-like rRNA/tRNA 2'-O-methyltransferase, producing MNIYIKDSEIATENIVPGKRVYGEQLFEKDNLEYRFWNPNRSKLAAAYLNGLESLNIAEQSETLYLGASTGTTVSHISDIAKDGFIYALEFSPVSMRKLVRLCEKRPNIAPILGDATKPKKYLNLVSKVDLIYCDVAQPNQTDAFIDNMNLFLKEEGFGIIMIKSRSIDVNQKPQKIFKQEEKKLKEKGFKIVEKVKLEPYEKDHICFLVKNIF from the coding sequence ATGAATATTTATATTAAAGATAGTGAAATAGCAACTGAAAATATTGTTCCTGGAAAAAGAGTATATGGGGAGCAGCTATTTGAAAAAGATAATTTAGAATACAGATTTTGGAATCCAAATCGTTCTAAACTAGCTGCAGCATATCTGAATGGACTTGAAAGTTTGAATATTGCTGAACAATCAGAAACTCTGTATCTTGGAGCTTCTACTGGAACTACAGTATCTCATATATCGGATATAGCAAAAGATGGTTTTATTTATGCATTAGAATTTTCACCAGTAAGTATGCGAAAATTAGTCCGTTTATGTGAAAAACGTCCAAATATTGCTCCAATTCTTGGAGATGCTACTAAACCAAAAAAATATCTTAATTTGGTTTCTAAAGTGGATTTAATTTATTGTGATGTAGCTCAACCAAATCAAACTGATGCTTTTATAGATAATATGAACCTTTTTTTAAAAGAAGAGGGGTTTGGAATTATAATGATTAAATCAAGGAGTATTGATGTTAATCAGAAACCACAAAAGATATTTAAACAAGAAGAAAAAAAACTAAAAGAAAAAGGGTTTAAAATAGTAGAAAAAGTTAAACTTGAGCCTTATGAAAAAGACCACATATGTTTTTTAGTTAAAAACATTTTTTAG